The Pontibacillus yanchengensis region TCACGTATATCGTTATATATTCAATAGATATGTTGCAAAGGAGAGATATATTCTAATATTAAACAAATAAACCGTATTAATCCCAAAGGTCATCCATTCTAATTGTTGAATCATATTCTCTTAAAGCTCTAATAATTCTTTTGCTTGTATTCATGGTAGGATTTTTTGTTTTATTATTAGCAAGGCTACATATAGTACTCTTGCTGATTTTCGATTTTTTAGATAACCAGTCTAATTTAATATCATGGCGATCTATGAATTTGCCAAATTTGGAACGGGAATTCTTAACCACCATAATGAGTATACCTCCTTTTTGTTCTGTTCATCGAACTCTTTGTGAGTCTAATACGCCTTTTACTCTCATATAATCATGCTACCAAGGAGCAGAGATTTTATCTCCTTGGTAGCAAGGCACATTCCAAAAAAGATTAGCTAACTTTGTCTACTTTAGCAGAAAACTGCTGAACCTTTTGAAATATTTCTTTGTAAGTTTGAATTTCATCATTCAAATCCTTGATTTCAGATTGTAGATTATCATTTTCGGTTCTTAGTCTATACATGTTCTCTTGTACGTCTTGCAAAAACTCAATTAGTCCTTGAAGGTTATAATACTCTACTGGCTTTTTGGTTGAACGTGTAGCAGCTACTTTTGCTTGCTTAGCTTTAATAAATTCTTCTTTGTAGATTTTCCGTAAGTTATTATTCCAACGATACCCACATGCAGCGGTTGTGCGATTAAGTATATTACCTACCTCTTC contains the following coding sequences:
- a CDS encoding XRE family transcriptional regulator encodes the protein MVVKNSRSKFGKFIDRHDIKLDWLSKKSKISKSTICSLANNKTKNPTMNTSKRIIRALREYDSTIRMDDLWD